A window from Micromonospora profundi encodes these proteins:
- a CDS encoding PP2C family protein-serine/threonine phosphatase: MTASDVRDFDPGDGWISTPSTTQTPAWPADVQPWSTSTLPALDPDRGQGTPAWSEVVEHFREGLVVCDAEGVVRHVSPVAERLLPEVVPGELLASAGVPGLGETAPSGFTHRGRRLSARQVSLSAGRCCWYVEDVTESVSRADALLAERARSAFLAVVGDKLGNPLHPDRAAAAVVRLAVPTLAEVSVLVLAPRAGRARWWRASRADDEAPIVDSGMLSESDLPTAIADGLTGVEPHAVDWLVEQAVDAGWLPGLAGVDSAARVVPVPGRDAPAGVLLVARRASRWYDEDDVHLLRAFAARAGAALTTALLYRDQAEVADTLQASLLPVEPAEVPGVQWGTAYRPAQAGLRIGGDFYGSHRLADGGSVFFLGDVSGKGVEAAVFTGQLRQCLQALHRVESHPGRLLRLLNDALLETTQAHGQGRFATIVLGVARPQRDGSVTLTMAGGGHLPPLVLRASGEIESVPLRGMLIGVVPDPRVGEVTVRLAPGETCLLYSDGVTEARGGRRGDEQFGTERLTAAVTGCHRMPAPALAERIEQVTCDWLAHGDHDDIAVLAVRAVGAGPRAARHLHSVPTPEEPSEPAERPSRPAEQPTRPAEQPTRPAEQPTRPAEPPTGTGEEPARPEEQRESPA, encoded by the coding sequence GTGACTGCTTCCGACGTCAGGGACTTCGACCCGGGCGACGGATGGATCTCCACGCCGAGCACCACACAGACCCCGGCGTGGCCCGCCGACGTCCAGCCCTGGTCCACCTCCACGCTGCCGGCCCTCGACCCCGACCGGGGCCAGGGCACACCAGCCTGGTCCGAGGTCGTCGAGCACTTCCGCGAGGGCCTCGTGGTCTGTGACGCCGAGGGCGTCGTCCGACATGTCAGCCCGGTGGCCGAGCGCCTGCTGCCCGAGGTGGTGCCCGGCGAGCTGCTCGCCTCGGCCGGTGTGCCGGGGCTGGGCGAGACTGCTCCGAGCGGTTTCACCCACCGTGGTCGCCGGCTCAGCGCCCGGCAGGTGTCCCTGTCCGCCGGCCGGTGCTGCTGGTACGTCGAGGACGTCACCGAGAGCGTCAGCCGCGCCGACGCCCTGCTGGCCGAGCGCGCCCGCTCCGCTTTCCTGGCAGTGGTCGGCGACAAGCTGGGCAACCCGCTGCACCCGGACCGGGCCGCCGCCGCCGTGGTGCGGCTGGCCGTGCCGACCCTCGCCGAGGTGTCGGTGCTGGTGCTGGCGCCGCGCGCCGGGCGTGCCCGCTGGTGGCGGGCGTCCCGTGCCGACGACGAGGCGCCGATCGTCGACAGCGGCATGTTGTCCGAGAGTGATCTACCGACAGCCATCGCCGACGGGCTGACCGGCGTCGAGCCGCACGCTGTCGACTGGCTCGTGGAGCAGGCAGTCGACGCCGGATGGCTGCCCGGCCTGGCAGGCGTCGACAGCGCCGCCCGGGTCGTCCCGGTGCCCGGCCGCGATGCTCCGGCCGGTGTGCTGCTTGTCGCCCGCCGGGCCAGCCGCTGGTACGACGAGGACGACGTCCACCTGCTGCGTGCCTTTGCGGCGCGGGCCGGCGCGGCGTTGACCACCGCGCTTCTCTACCGCGACCAGGCGGAGGTGGCCGACACCTTGCAGGCCAGCCTGCTGCCCGTGGAGCCCGCCGAGGTTCCCGGCGTGCAGTGGGGCACCGCCTACCGGCCGGCGCAGGCGGGGTTGCGGATCGGCGGCGACTTCTACGGGTCGCACCGGCTCGCCGACGGCGGTTCGGTGTTCTTCCTCGGCGACGTCTCCGGCAAGGGCGTCGAGGCGGCCGTCTTCACTGGCCAGCTCCGCCAGTGCCTCCAGGCGCTGCACCGGGTGGAGTCGCATCCGGGGCGGCTGCTGCGGCTGCTCAACGACGCGCTCCTGGAGACGACCCAGGCGCACGGCCAGGGCCGCTTCGCCACAATCGTGCTCGGGGTGGCGCGGCCGCAGCGCGACGGGAGCGTCACGCTGACCATGGCCGGTGGTGGTCACCTGCCGCCGCTGGTGCTGCGCGCCTCCGGCGAGATCGAGTCGGTGCCGCTGCGCGGCATGTTGATCGGTGTCGTGCCCGACCCGCGCGTCGGCGAGGTGACCGTCCGGCTGGCACCGGGCGAGACGTGTCTTCTCTACAGCGACGGTGTGACCGAGGCCCGTGGTGGCCGCCGCGGCGACGAGCAGTTCGGCACGGAACGGTTGACCGCCGCCGTGACCGGGTGCCACCGGATGCCGGCGCCCGCCCTGGCCGAGCGCATCGAGCAGGTCACGTGTGACTGGCTGGCACACGGCGACCACGACGACATCGCGGTCCTGGCGGTGCGCGCTGTCGGCGCGGGTCCGCGCGCCGCACGGCACCTGCACTCGGTCCCGACGCCCGAAGAGCCCAGCGAGCCCGCCGAGCGGCCCTCCAGGCCCGCCGAGCAGCCCACCCGGCCCGCCGAGCAGCCCACCCGGCCCGCCGAGCAGCCCACCCGGCCCGCCGAGCCGCCCACCGGCACGGGCGAGGAGCCTGCCAGGCCCGAAGAGCAGAGGGAGAGCCCCGCGTGA
- a CDS encoding AI-2E family transporter produces MSNADDRATARRALIVIGLVLATALALVFVYATHRVLIWVVVAAFFAIALKPAVDRLQRRFVRRRAVATLLVFLGAFVILALVATLILVPLLDDVGHFADRAPEMVRDARAGRGPLGQLLERTGARRYLSDHSDELRDVGTQLRQPAVVVLRAIVETITGLVTVVVLAYLMVLEAPRITGGVLTAAGDGRGERLRRVGRQVSRTITGYLTGNLLISVICGALTFVVLTILGVPFAGVIALLVAVTDLIPLVGATLGAVIATGAGFLHSPTAGVIVLVFFVVYQQAENHLLQPLILSRAVRLNPLTVLVSVLLAVELAGLLGALLAIPAAGIVQTLLREYGPRRFRPAPAADGVEPADEAESDGGAESAAGAEPEGGAEPPGGAHSPRG; encoded by the coding sequence GTGAGCAACGCCGACGATCGGGCGACCGCCCGCCGCGCCCTGATCGTGATCGGCCTGGTGCTGGCGACCGCACTCGCGCTGGTCTTCGTGTACGCGACACACCGTGTGCTGATCTGGGTCGTGGTGGCCGCCTTCTTCGCCATCGCGCTCAAGCCGGCAGTGGACCGGCTGCAACGCCGGTTCGTCAGGCGGCGGGCGGTGGCCACGCTGCTGGTGTTCCTCGGCGCGTTCGTGATCCTGGCCCTCGTCGCCACGCTCATCCTGGTGCCGCTGCTGGACGACGTGGGCCATTTCGCCGACCGGGCGCCCGAGATGGTGCGCGACGCACGCGCCGGGCGCGGCCCGCTGGGGCAGCTTCTGGAGCGCACCGGCGCCCGGCGCTACCTCAGCGACCACTCCGACGAGTTGCGCGACGTCGGCACCCAACTGCGTCAACCCGCGGTGGTCGTGCTGCGCGCCATCGTGGAGACGATCACAGGGCTGGTCACTGTCGTCGTGCTCGCGTACCTCATGGTGTTGGAAGCCCCGCGGATCACCGGCGGCGTGCTCACGGCGGCCGGGGACGGTCGGGGTGAGCGGCTGCGCCGGGTGGGCAGGCAGGTGTCGCGGACCATCACCGGCTACCTCACCGGGAACCTGCTGATCAGCGTGATCTGCGGAGCGTTGACGTTCGTGGTGCTGACGATCCTCGGCGTGCCGTTCGCCGGTGTGATCGCCCTGCTGGTGGCGGTCACGGACCTGATACCGCTCGTCGGCGCGACGCTCGGCGCGGTCATCGCCACCGGCGCCGGCTTCCTGCACTCCCCCACCGCCGGGGTGATCGTGCTCGTCTTCTTCGTGGTCTACCAGCAGGCGGAGAACCACCTGCTCCAGCCGCTCATCCTGTCCCGCGCGGTCCGACTCAATCCGCTGACCGTGCTGGTCAGTGTGCTGCTCGCTGTCGAGCTGGCCGGCCTGCTCGGCGCGCTGTTGGCCATCCCGGCCGCGGGCATCGTGCAGACGCTGCTCCGCGAGTACGGCCCGCGCCGGTTCCGCCCGGCGCCCGCCGCCGACGGCGTCGAGCCGGCAGATGAGGCCGAGTCCGACGGTGGCGCCGAGTCCGCGGCTGGCGCTGAGCCCGAGGGCGGCGCCGAGCCGCCCGGCGGCGCCCACTCGCCTCGCGGCTGA
- a CDS encoding spermidine synthase: MSRAADRLELVVDPVRRTGRTLLAAGVEQSYVDVEDPLHLHFEYVRRIASAAQVAAPAGVPLDVLHLGGGALTLPRWLAATRPGSRQLVVERDRTVVDLVARELPPLPPEVRVEVADARDAVTDAPSDGYDLVIADIYRAAQMPRHVRTVEFAAEVARTLRPGGLYLVNVTDLPPLVGTRVQVATLRAVFGDVCVLGDRRMLRGRRYGNLVLAATHRPGGLPVGRLAVAALRDPVPGGLLHADALDTFIAGAQPYTDAD; this comes from the coding sequence ATGAGCCGCGCTGCCGACCGGTTGGAGCTGGTCGTCGATCCGGTTCGCCGGACCGGGCGCACGCTGCTCGCCGCCGGTGTCGAGCAGTCATACGTGGACGTCGAGGATCCGCTGCACCTGCATTTCGAGTACGTCCGGCGAATCGCCTCGGCGGCGCAGGTGGCCGCACCGGCTGGCGTGCCACTGGACGTACTGCACCTGGGCGGCGGGGCGTTGACGCTGCCGCGCTGGCTCGCCGCCACCCGGCCGGGCTCCCGGCAACTGGTCGTCGAGCGCGACCGGACGGTCGTCGACCTCGTCGCCCGGGAACTGCCGCCGCTGCCACCGGAGGTGCGGGTCGAGGTCGCCGACGCCCGGGACGCGGTCACCGACGCCCCGTCCGACGGGTACGACCTGGTGATAGCCGACATCTACCGGGCAGCCCAGATGCCCCGACACGTACGCACAGTGGAGTTCGCCGCCGAGGTGGCCCGCACGCTGCGCCCCGGCGGGCTGTACCTGGTGAACGTCACCGACCTGCCGCCGCTGGTCGGCACCCGCGTGCAGGTGGCGACGCTGCGGGCGGTCTTCGGCGACGTGTGCGTGCTCGGCGACCGCCGGATGTTGCGGGGACGGCGCTACGGCAACCTGGTGCTCGCCGCGACGCACCGGCCGGGCGGGCTTCCTGTCGGCCGGCTGGCGGTGGCCGCGCTGCGGGACCCGGTGCCCGGCGGCCTGCTGCACGCCGACGCCCTCGACACGTTCATCGCCGGCGCCCAGCCGTACACCGACGCCGACTGA
- a CDS encoding M28 family metallopeptidase, protein MGSDQTGEQPTRPTRRTFLSASAAATAATAATVAVPALTAPAAANPSHPAGPGRPARPQRPDRELRDLLRQVDPRRIEAIVRRLAAFGTRHTLSDQDDPQRGIGAARDWIHARMQEYAATSGGRMTVQLQSYVQQPASRIPTATRITNVVATLRGQSAPNRTYVVTGHYDSRVTDVMDAVSDAPGADDDASGVAVVMELARLMATRPTAATIVFAAVAAEEQGLYGSAYLAQQLKAAGADVQGMFSDDIVGSSTADDGTRDPYSVRLFAEGVPTAETPAEATTRQSVGGENDSPSRQLARFVRDVADNDDTGMRVRVIYRRDRYLRGSDHISFLREGWPAARFTEPNEDFAHQHQDVRVQDGKQYGDLPEFCDYKYIARVARVNGAALWSLAQAPGTPKGAIIVTTDLTNNTTLRWQRGDEPDLTGYEVVWRETTAAEWQRVIPVGDVTEVSIDLSKDNVFFGIRAVNHNGLRSPVAFPRPGS, encoded by the coding sequence ATGGGATCAGACCAGACCGGCGAGCAGCCCACGAGGCCCACCCGCCGCACGTTCCTGTCCGCCTCGGCCGCCGCCACCGCCGCGACCGCCGCCACCGTCGCGGTGCCCGCGCTCACCGCGCCCGCCGCCGCCAACCCGTCGCACCCCGCCGGCCCCGGACGCCCCGCCCGCCCCCAGCGCCCCGACCGTGAGCTGCGCGACCTGCTGCGCCAGGTCGACCCCCGACGGATCGAGGCGATCGTGCGCCGGCTTGCCGCGTTCGGCACCCGACACACCCTCTCCGACCAGGACGATCCCCAGCGGGGCATCGGCGCCGCCCGGGACTGGATCCACGCCCGCATGCAGGAGTACGCGGCCACGTCCGGCGGGCGCATGACAGTCCAACTCCAGTCGTACGTCCAGCAGCCCGCCTCCCGGATCCCCACCGCCACCCGGATCACCAACGTCGTGGCCACGCTGCGGGGCCAGAGCGCCCCGAACCGGACGTACGTGGTGACCGGCCACTACGACTCCCGGGTCACCGACGTGATGGACGCCGTGAGCGACGCGCCGGGCGCCGACGACGACGCCTCGGGGGTGGCCGTCGTCATGGAACTGGCCCGCCTGATGGCCACCCGTCCCACGGCGGCCACCATCGTGTTCGCCGCGGTCGCCGCCGAGGAGCAGGGCCTGTACGGCTCGGCGTACCTGGCCCAGCAGCTCAAGGCAGCCGGCGCGGACGTTCAGGGCATGTTCAGCGACGACATCGTGGGCAGCAGCACCGCCGACGACGGCACCCGCGACCCGTACTCGGTGCGCCTGTTCGCCGAGGGCGTCCCGACGGCGGAGACACCTGCGGAGGCCACCACCCGGCAGTCCGTCGGCGGCGAGAACGACTCGCCGTCGCGGCAACTCGCCCGGTTCGTCAGGGACGTGGCCGACAACGACGACACCGGCATGCGCGTACGGGTGATCTACCGACGGGACCGCTATCTGCGCGGTAGCGACCACATCTCGTTCCTGCGGGAGGGCTGGCCGGCGGCGCGATTCACCGAGCCCAACGAGGACTTCGCCCACCAGCACCAGGACGTCCGGGTGCAGGACGGCAAACAGTACGGCGACCTGCCCGAATTCTGCGACTACAAGTACATCGCCCGGGTGGCCCGGGTCAACGGCGCGGCGCTCTGGTCACTGGCCCAGGCGCCCGGCACACCCAAGGGCGCCATCATCGTCACCACCGACCTGACGAACAACACCACACTGCGCTGGCAGCGCGGCGACGAGCCGGACCTGACCGGGTACGAGGTGGTGTGGCGGGAGACCACCGCCGCCGAGTGGCAGCGGGTGATCCCGGTCGGCGACGTCACCGAGGTCAGCATCGACCTGTCAAAGGACAACGTGTTCTTCGGCATCCGCGCGGTCAACCACAACGGCCTACGCAGCCCGGTGGCCTTCCCCCGTCCCGGCAGCTGA
- a CDS encoding NAD(P)/FAD-dependent oxidoreductase: MTKPRVVIVGAGFAGYHAAKTLSRIARDRAEIVVLNSTDYFLYLPLLPEVAAGVVEPKRIAVPLTGTLKGVRVVIGEADHVDLQNRWVGFTQAEGDKNRLAYDRLILAVGSVNKLLPIPGVTEYAHGFRGLPEAVYLHDHIVRQIELAEQAEDPAEQQARATFVVVGAGYTGTEVAAHGQLFTDRLHAQRPRLTVRPRWMLLDIAPRVLPELDKRMSRTAHRVLERRGVDVRMGTSVAEATADGVKLTDGEYVPTCSLVWCVGVRPDPFVSELGLRTERGRLVVDEFLNVPGYPEVYACGDASAVPDLARPGEVCTMTAQHAQRQGKLAAHNIAASYGFGRRKPYKHHDLGWVVDLGGKDAAANPLQVPLAGLPAKAVTRAYHLMAMPGNRTRVGADWALDAALTRPAVQLGLVPANAVPLESTSPEVAARAR, translated from the coding sequence ATGACGAAACCTCGTGTGGTGATCGTGGGGGCCGGGTTCGCCGGTTACCACGCGGCGAAGACGTTGAGCCGGATCGCCCGGGACCGGGCTGAGATCGTGGTGCTGAACTCCACCGACTACTTCCTGTATCTGCCGCTGCTGCCCGAGGTGGCGGCCGGCGTGGTCGAGCCGAAACGGATCGCGGTGCCGTTGACCGGGACCCTCAAGGGCGTCCGTGTGGTCATCGGGGAGGCGGACCACGTCGACCTGCAGAACCGCTGGGTCGGGTTCACCCAGGCCGAGGGGGACAAGAACCGGTTGGCGTACGACCGGCTGATTCTCGCCGTGGGCAGCGTCAACAAGCTGCTGCCCATCCCGGGCGTCACCGAGTACGCGCACGGCTTCCGCGGCCTGCCCGAGGCCGTCTACCTGCACGATCACATCGTCCGACAGATCGAGCTGGCCGAGCAGGCCGAGGACCCGGCGGAGCAGCAGGCGCGCGCCACGTTCGTGGTGGTCGGCGCGGGCTACACCGGCACCGAGGTCGCCGCGCACGGGCAGTTGTTCACCGATCGGCTGCACGCGCAACGGCCGCGGCTCACCGTCCGCCCCCGGTGGATGCTGCTGGACATCGCCCCCCGCGTCCTGCCCGAGCTGGACAAGCGGATGTCGCGGACGGCCCACAGGGTGCTCGAAAGGCGCGGCGTGGACGTCCGGATGGGCACCTCGGTGGCCGAGGCGACCGCCGACGGGGTGAAGCTCACCGACGGCGAGTACGTGCCCACCTGCTCGCTCGTCTGGTGCGTCGGGGTGCGACCCGATCCGTTCGTCAGCGAGTTGGGTCTGCGCACCGAGAGGGGGCGCCTGGTCGTCGACGAGTTCCTCAACGTCCCCGGCTATCCCGAGGTGTACGCCTGCGGCGACGCCTCAGCGGTGCCCGACCTGGCCCGGCCCGGCGAGGTCTGCACGATGACGGCCCAGCACGCCCAGCGGCAGGGCAAGCTGGCCGCCCACAACATCGCCGCGTCGTACGGCTTCGGCCGGCGCAAGCCGTACAAGCACCACGACCTGGGTTGGGTTGTCGACCTGGGTGGCAAGGACGCGGCGGCGAACCCGTTGCAGGTGCCGCTGGCGGGGCTGCCGGCGAAGGCGGTCACCCGGGCGTACCACCTGATGGCGATGCCGGGAAACCGCACGCGCGTCGGGGCCGACTGGGCGTTGGACGCCGCGCTGACCCGTCCGGCGGTCCAGCTCGGTCTGGTGCCGGCGAACGCCGTACCGCTGGAGAGCACCTCGCCCGAGGTCGCGGCCCGCGCCCGCTGA
- a CDS encoding STAS domain-containing protein has translation MIVQSPGLRPDAAPLRMSIDQSDPDRPLIRVGGELAYATSAPLRVELDRLLANAPQALVLDFADLDFIDSTGLAVIVHGWRVGQQVDTTLLLRAVPGFLATILEITGVAGLLGRRLPATPRAVAGPGHAQATAG, from the coding sequence GTGATCGTGCAATCCCCAGGGCTGCGACCCGACGCGGCACCGCTGCGCATGTCGATCGACCAGAGCGATCCGGACAGGCCCCTGATCCGGGTCGGTGGCGAGTTGGCGTACGCCACGTCGGCGCCGCTGCGCGTCGAGCTCGACCGATTGCTCGCCAACGCGCCGCAGGCCCTCGTGCTGGACTTCGCCGACCTGGACTTCATCGACAGCACCGGCCTCGCCGTGATCGTCCACGGCTGGCGGGTGGGGCAGCAGGTCGACACGACGCTGCTGCTGCGGGCGGTCCCCGGGTTCCTGGCGACGATCCTGGAGATCACCGGCGTCGCCGGGCTGCTCGGTCGACGACTGCCCGCGACCCCCCGGGCAGTCGCCGGGCCGGGTCACGCGCAGGCCACCGCCGGGTGA
- a CDS encoding GNAT family N-acetyltransferase has protein sequence MRYLRTGGPAAIRRPRPTDVDEFVAAARRSRDLHHPWLLAPSSPEEYAGYLRKVRRRDSSGYLICDRASGDIAGYVTISGIVLGALRGGYLGYAAFQPYSGTGHASAGVALVIDHAFSAGGLHRLEANIQPGNEPSRRVARKLGFRLEGFSPDYLFIDGAWRDHERWAITAPTPT, from the coding sequence GTGAGATACCTGCGTACCGGCGGTCCCGCGGCGATCCGACGGCCCCGCCCCACCGACGTCGACGAGTTCGTGGCGGCCGCGCGGCGCAGTCGGGACCTGCACCACCCGTGGCTGCTCGCGCCGAGCAGCCCCGAGGAGTACGCCGGATATCTGCGCAAGGTCCGCCGCCGCGACAGCTCCGGTTACCTCATCTGCGACCGGGCCAGCGGTGACATCGCCGGCTACGTCACCATCAGCGGCATCGTGCTGGGCGCGCTACGCGGCGGCTACCTGGGGTACGCGGCGTTCCAGCCGTACAGCGGCACCGGACACGCCTCGGCGGGCGTCGCCCTGGTCATCGACCACGCGTTCAGCGCTGGCGGCCTGCACCGGTTGGAGGCGAACATCCAGCCGGGCAACGAGCCGTCCCGGCGGGTGGCCCGCAAGTTGGGCTTCCGGCTGGAGGGCTTCTCCCCGGACTACCTGTTCATCGACGGCGCGTGGCGGGACCACGAACGGTGGGCGATCACCGCGCCGACCCCCACGTAA
- a CDS encoding STAS domain-containing protein → MSQQLLTIEVTRVDAGHIRLRLSGELDYDTAPELVSVVADLPGESHQRLTVDLSAVSLCDSSGLSALLMAHRAAGSMVLIGVSPQVQQMLDRTGLTELLAVQTGAADGDNVRAIG, encoded by the coding sequence ATGTCCCAGCAGCTGTTGACCATCGAGGTGACCCGGGTCGACGCCGGGCACATCCGGTTGCGGCTGAGCGGGGAGCTGGACTACGACACCGCTCCCGAGCTGGTCAGCGTGGTGGCAGACCTGCCGGGCGAGAGCCACCAGCGGTTGACGGTCGACCTGAGCGCTGTCAGCCTCTGCGACTCCTCCGGTCTGAGCGCGCTGCTGATGGCGCACCGCGCCGCCGGGTCGATGGTGCTGATCGGGGTCAGCCCGCAGGTGCAGCAGATGCTCGACCGCACCGGCCTCACCGAACTGCTGGCAGTGCAGACCGGCGCCGCCGACGGCGACAACGTACGCGCCATCGGCTGA
- a CDS encoding VOC family protein yields the protein MTSQLFAVCFDASQPLRVARFWADLLGRKMVDDPHDGAVVLPDDDVGFRLRFAATADPKVVQNRMHFDLTSGSAEEQQQTVARALELGARHIDVGQLPEEGHVVLADPEGNEFCVIEAGNNFLAGCGFVGALACDGSQAVGYFWSEALGWPLVWDQDEETAIQSPRGGAKITWGGPPPAPNGGRDRVRYELVADGDHQAEVDRLLSLGATRFDTAHDVAGRVALADPDGTEFRVLTPR from the coding sequence ATGACCAGCCAACTGTTTGCCGTCTGCTTCGACGCGAGTCAACCCCTGCGTGTCGCGCGGTTCTGGGCCGACCTCCTGGGTCGGAAGATGGTCGACGATCCACACGACGGGGCAGTTGTCCTGCCGGATGACGACGTCGGGTTCCGGCTCCGCTTCGCGGCGACCGCCGATCCGAAGGTCGTGCAGAACCGGATGCACTTCGACCTGACGAGCGGGTCCGCCGAGGAGCAGCAGCAGACTGTGGCACGAGCGCTGGAACTCGGCGCACGCCACATCGACGTCGGCCAGCTCCCGGAGGAGGGTCATGTGGTGCTCGCCGACCCCGAGGGCAACGAGTTCTGTGTCATCGAGGCGGGCAACAACTTCCTCGCGGGCTGCGGGTTCGTCGGGGCGCTGGCGTGTGACGGGTCGCAGGCTGTCGGATACTTCTGGAGCGAGGCGCTCGGCTGGCCGCTGGTCTGGGACCAGGACGAGGAGACCGCGATCCAGTCGCCGCGTGGCGGCGCGAAGATCACCTGGGGTGGGCCACCGCCCGCGCCGAACGGTGGCCGGGACCGGGTGCGGTACGAGCTCGTCGCCGACGGTGATCACCAGGCGGAGGTTGACCGTCTGCTCTCCCTCGGCGCGACGCGCTTCGACACCGCCCATGACGTGGCCGGCCGGGTGGCGCTCGCCGATCCCGACGGCACGGAGTTCCGCGTCCTGACGCCCCGATAG
- a CDS encoding cobalamin B12-binding domain-containing protein, giving the protein MTALATTTDPTDAYRGYLTCLADADEHGAVDVALGLLDAGVAPERVLLDLVAPAQSEVGERWARNEWSVAQEHAATHISERVVAAVAQHANTRPTGGRVVVACMDGEWHALPPRLVAEVLRLRGWQVTFLGASVPAAHLVSYLHRHDAQAVALACALPMRLPHAHRMIEACRRSDVPVVVGGRGFGADGRWAARLGAAWAPDAPSASELIADERALRRVPAAQLSHLADDEYASLVRRRGELIDSALTDLRDRMPAALSYTPAQLDSTISDLGHIVDSLAAALYVDDASLFTEFVQWLVEILTSRGVPADAVDLTLAHYATALRDFPRAAHTLRLSRAGLPTAGPGAVR; this is encoded by the coding sequence GTGACCGCCCTCGCCACCACTACCGATCCGACCGACGCCTACCGGGGCTACCTGACCTGCCTCGCCGACGCCGACGAGCACGGCGCTGTCGACGTGGCGCTCGGCCTGCTCGACGCGGGTGTCGCGCCCGAGCGGGTGCTGCTCGACCTGGTGGCGCCGGCCCAGTCCGAGGTCGGCGAGCGGTGGGCGCGCAACGAGTGGAGCGTCGCCCAGGAGCACGCGGCCACGCACATCAGCGAGCGGGTCGTGGCGGCGGTGGCCCAGCATGCCAACACCCGGCCGACCGGCGGGCGGGTCGTTGTGGCCTGCATGGACGGCGAGTGGCACGCGTTGCCGCCCCGGCTGGTGGCGGAGGTGCTGCGACTGCGCGGCTGGCAGGTGACGTTCCTGGGCGCCAGCGTGCCGGCGGCGCACCTGGTGTCGTATCTGCACCGGCACGACGCGCAGGCGGTCGCGCTTGCCTGTGCGCTGCCGATGCGGCTGCCGCACGCGCACCGGATGATCGAGGCGTGCCGGCGCTCGGACGTACCGGTGGTGGTTGGCGGGCGTGGGTTCGGCGCGGACGGCCGGTGGGCGGCCCGACTCGGCGCGGCCTGGGCGCCGGACGCGCCGTCGGCATCGGAGTTGATCGCCGACGAGCGGGCGCTGCGGCGGGTCCCCGCGGCGCAGCTGTCGCACCTGGCCGACGACGAGTACGCGAGCCTGGTCCGCCGGCGGGGGGAGCTGATCGACAGCGCGCTCACCGACCTGCGGGACCGGATGCCGGCGGCGCTGTCGTACACGCCCGCGCAGCTCGACTCGACGATCAGCGACCTGGGGCACATCGTGGACTCCCTGGCCGCCGCCCTGTACGTCGACGACGCCTCGCTCTTCACCGAGTTCGTTCAGTGGCTGGTGGAGATCCTGACCAGTCGCGGCGTGCCGGCCGACGCGGTGGACCTGACTCTTGCGCACTACGCCACAGCGCTGCGTGACTTCCCGAGGGCGGCGCACACGCTGCGGCTGAGCCGCGCCGGCTTGCCCACCGCCGGCCCGGGCGCCGTGCGTTGA
- a CDS encoding DUF2267 domain-containing protein, with product MRKQMEGDNQRRRTLARQAREQGRQPSEFGASLSASKQITSLEQSRRDGPPPAGRHKSDTTRGGPAPPPVGTADNPRPLPPLSDSSPGVTSVGYHDLVDDVRRRAGVDFKTAKVGAEATVLVLAFALEAAERQRLLAAVPNSLHDVVPVDGIERHQDLPGFLAEVGRISGRTPEQARYQAEATLAALADHDGDLVESLHVPDGLRELLNPPAAGGGIVGASTATPTLDDAQLRAALDDLPYWAGDSDGLYRVVALPPDNLDRVLDRLDRLRRETGRGPSIGRPGGTAAVLTVRTTQADGVTALDVDLAHSIDDAIDEVGAGMASG from the coding sequence ATGCGCAAGCAGATGGAGGGCGACAACCAGCGCCGCCGGACACTGGCTCGGCAGGCCCGCGAACAGGGCAGACAGCCCAGCGAGTTCGGGGCGAGCCTGAGCGCCTCGAAGCAGATCACGAGCCTCGAACAGAGCAGGCGGGACGGCCCGCCGCCGGCTGGCCGGCACAAGTCGGACACCACGCGCGGTGGACCAGCTCCGCCGCCCGTCGGCACGGCCGACAATCCACGCCCGCTGCCGCCTCTCAGCGACAGTTCGCCGGGGGTGACGAGCGTGGGTTACCACGATCTGGTCGACGATGTCCGGCGTCGCGCCGGGGTCGACTTCAAGACGGCAAAGGTGGGCGCCGAGGCGACGGTGCTGGTCCTGGCCTTCGCCCTGGAAGCCGCCGAGCGGCAACGACTGCTCGCGGCGGTGCCGAACTCGCTGCACGACGTCGTGCCCGTCGACGGCATCGAGCGGCACCAGGACCTGCCCGGCTTCCTGGCCGAGGTGGGCCGGATCAGCGGGCGTACGCCCGAGCAGGCCCGCTATCAGGCGGAGGCGACACTCGCCGCGCTCGCCGACCACGATGGTGACCTCGTCGAGTCGCTGCACGTACCCGACGGGTTGCGGGAACTGCTGAACCCGCCGGCCGCCGGCGGCGGCATCGTCGGCGCTTCCACGGCCACACCCACGCTCGACGACGCCCAACTGCGGGCGGCCCTGGACGACCTGCCCTACTGGGCGGGCGACAGCGACGGCCTGTACCGGGTGGTCGCGCTGCCCCCGGACAACCTGGACCGGGTGCTCGACCGGCTCGACCGGCTACGCCGGGAAACCGGGCGCGGCCCGAGCATCGGACGCCCCGGTGGCACGGCTGCCGTGCTGACCGTGCGCACCACCCAGGCCGACGGGGTGACAGCGCTCGACGTGGACCTCGCCCACTCGATCGACGACGCGATCGACGAGGTGGGCGCCGGGATGGCCAGCGGCTGA